Proteins from a single region of Terriglobus sp. TAA 43:
- a CDS encoding TonB family protein, translating into MRRFDELRGVWLSAGTHALVIAAVVLVAVKAPQAVRVKLPGSAHGTHTLLTYTIGGQESAAASSAPKKSAPAKVKTPTIAKVAPAPVPEAKPETEKGDGSSGVSALGSGNVRIAIVKVFPRPAPDLSSLPRGKGGNVIMDAVIDAHGTITKLTLEQGLGDPIDQQVMATVRGWSFDPATRDGQPIASEQEIVLHYERG; encoded by the coding sequence ATGCGGCGTTTCGATGAGCTTCGGGGTGTTTGGCTTTCAGCGGGGACGCATGCGCTGGTGATTGCGGCGGTGGTGCTGGTGGCGGTGAAGGCTCCGCAGGCGGTGCGGGTGAAGCTGCCGGGGTCGGCGCATGGGACGCATACGTTGCTGACGTACACCATTGGCGGGCAGGAGAGCGCGGCGGCGAGTTCTGCGCCTAAGAAGTCTGCTCCAGCGAAGGTGAAGACACCGACGATTGCGAAGGTGGCTCCTGCGCCGGTGCCTGAGGCGAAGCCCGAGACAGAGAAGGGCGATGGCTCGTCAGGCGTGAGTGCGCTGGGCAGCGGCAATGTTCGGATTGCAATTGTGAAGGTGTTTCCGCGTCCCGCGCCGGACCTGAGCAGCCTGCCGCGTGGCAAGGGCGGCAACGTGATCATGGACGCGGTGATTGATGCGCACGGCACGATTACGAAGCTGACGCTGGAACAGGGGCTGGGCGATCCGATTGATCAGCAGGTGATGGCAACGGTGCGGGGATGGAGCTTTGATCCGGCTACTCGTGATGGACAGCCGATTGCGAGTGAGCAGGAGATCGTGCTGCATTATGAGCGCGGTTAG
- a CDS encoding lysozyme inhibitor LprI family protein produces MKVADTQHDLNLCASDEAKRVDAELNTKYKNFLTQIAGDSLGLAKLKVAERAWLRYRDAFIAATYPALDKQLNYGTEYPMNVNLLRAKLTREHLATLTDLINDYQPPQ; encoded by the coding sequence ATGAAGGTTGCAGACACACAGCACGATCTGAACCTGTGCGCGAGTGATGAGGCCAAGCGAGTCGATGCTGAACTGAATACGAAATATAAAAACTTTCTGACCCAAATTGCTGGGGATTCACTTGGCTTGGCAAAGCTGAAGGTGGCGGAGAGAGCATGGCTTCGCTATCGAGACGCCTTCATTGCTGCGACGTACCCTGCACTAGACAAGCAATTGAATTATGGGACGGAGTATCCGATGAATGTGAATCTTCTGCGTGCGAAGTTGACCCGCGAACATTTGGCCACTCTCACAGACCTCATCAACGATTACCAACCGCCCCAGTGA
- the tnpA gene encoding IS200/IS605 family transposase, whose product MPQSLVFALVHIIFSTKDRTPSITNPTDLHAYLATVARNLGCDCFRVGGTMDHVHLAVGLSRTITIADLISELKTSSSQWMKTQGASTFAWQRGYGAFTLGKSDLDALMRYIDNQEEHHRKIDFRDELRAILKRYGVEHDEQYVWD is encoded by the coding sequence GTGCCACAATCTCTCGTATTCGCATTAGTCCACATCATTTTCAGCACCAAAGACCGCACACCATCCATCACCAACCCAACCGATCTCCACGCCTATCTCGCCACCGTCGCGCGAAACCTCGGTTGCGATTGTTTCCGAGTCGGAGGCACGATGGATCACGTGCATCTGGCAGTTGGCCTGTCGAGAACAATCACCATTGCCGACCTCATCTCCGAACTCAAAACATCCTCATCTCAATGGATGAAAACGCAAGGCGCATCCACCTTTGCGTGGCAACGAGGCTACGGTGCATTCACCCTCGGCAAATCCGACCTTGATGCACTCATGCGATACATCGACAACCAGGAAGAACATCACCGCAAGATCGATTTCCGCGATGAACTCCGCGCCATCCTCAAACGCTACGGCGTCGAACACGACGAACAATACGTGTGGGATTAG
- a CDS encoding low affinity iron permease family protein: MSQKPIEEEVRTTNDWFGRFAASSSGWLGSKWAFSAAVLLIVAWAASGPMFHYSAEWQLVINTGTTIITFLMVFLIQNTQNRDARAINLKLNELIRSGDNAENQMIDIENLSDLELDDLQVRYEAVRNACEDRRAIRAAAAKANAT, translated from the coding sequence GTGTCACAGAAGCCCATAGAAGAAGAAGTACGTACCACCAACGACTGGTTCGGTCGCTTCGCCGCTTCATCCTCAGGCTGGCTCGGCTCCAAATGGGCGTTCTCCGCAGCGGTTCTGCTCATCGTTGCCTGGGCAGCAAGCGGCCCCATGTTCCATTACTCCGCCGAGTGGCAACTCGTCATCAACACCGGCACCACCATCATCACCTTCCTGATGGTCTTCCTCATCCAGAACACCCAGAACCGCGACGCCCGCGCCATCAACCTGAAACTGAACGAACTCATCCGTTCCGGTGACAACGCCGAGAATCAGATGATCGACATCGAGAACCTAAGCGACCTCGAACTCGACGACCTCCAAGTCCGCTACGAAGCAGTCCGCAACGCCTGCGAAGACCGCCGAGCCATACGAGCCGCAGCCGCCAAGGCCAACGCCACCTAA